One Papaver somniferum cultivar HN1 chromosome 10, ASM357369v1, whole genome shotgun sequence genomic window carries:
- the LOC113319402 gene encoding coiled-coil domain-containing protein 25-like, with the protein MVFYFSTRSESGGELTIFMGLDKHENEDLIKYGFPEDIWFHVDKMSSAHVYLRLRKGQTMDDISEDVLQDCVQLVKANSIQGNKVNNIDVVYTPWSNLKKTASMDVGQVGFHNTKMVRTVRVDKRNNDIVNRLNKTKVERKTDLKAEREAVDAAERTEKKHQQRDKKRHEDLERLEKEKQAELRSYKGLMVSENMTSNKQIASGNKSMQEMEEDFM; encoded by the exons ATGGTTTTCTACTTCAGTACACGATCGGAATCAGGAGGGGAGCTCACAATTTTCATGGGTCTTGATAAACATGAGAATGAAGACCTTATCAAATACGGCTTCCCTGAAGATATCTG GTTCCATGTAGATAAAATGTCATCTGCTCATGTTTATCTAAGATTGAGAAAAGGCCAGACAATGGATGATATCAGCGAAGATGTACTTCAAGACTGTGTTCAGCTTGTCAAAGCCAATTCCATCCAAG GCAACAAGGTCAATAATATTGATGTTGTCTATACGCCTTGGTCTAACTTGAAAAAGACGGCTTCTATGGATGTTGGGCAAGTTGGTTTCCACAATACTAAGATG GTGCGCACTGTGAGAGTAGACAAACGCAACAATGATATAGTTAATAGGTTGAACAAGACCAAGGTGGAAAGGAAAACCGACTTAAAAg CTGAACGAGAGGCAGTCGATGCAGCAGAAAGAACGGAAAAAAAACATCAGCAGAGAGATAAA AAACGGCATGAAGATTTGGAGAGGCTAGAGAAAGAGAAGCAGGCAGAGCTTAGGAGCTACAAGGGTTTGATGGTATCAGAAAACATGACTTCAAACAAGCAAATTGCATCTGGAAACAAGTCCATGCAGGAAATGGAGGAAGATTTCATGTGA